Below is a window of Bacteroidales bacterium DNA.
AAGTCAGAATGACTAAATTTTATTACCTTTGCAAAGGTAACTTAATTAATGAAAAAATAATTAGAGTTTGTCCATAATGTCCGATTTCTTCGTTATTCTCGTTTTAAAAACCAGTCATTTACTACAGTAAACTCCTGATTTTTAAAACCTCGAACTCGGACATTCTGAACGAAACTCTCGACTTTATGGACAGAACTAATTAATGAAATCATAGTTGTTGTGGAAACCATTGAATTTTAGATAATTTTAATTTGTATTTTTATATCCGCAAGCTAAAAAAAATATTACTCTACTCCATTTCAACATTAGTTTTTTTGTTGGCAACTTTATATTTTGTTTTCCGTTCGTCAGCAGTTCAAACTTATGTATGTCAAAGAATAGCTTCATATTTATCAAAAGAACTTAAAACAGAAATAACAATAAGTGGAGTTGATATTTCCTATTTCCTGAATATTGTGCTCGAAAACATCGAAATTAAAGACCAGCACAGAAATATTTTATTCTCTTCAAAAAAGATTTATGTAAAAATTGATAATATTTGGATAAGAAATAAAAAAGTAAAATTTAATAAAATAAGATTTAAAAATGCATGCGTAATTCTCAGAAAATACAAGACAGATTCGACTTTTAATTATCAGTTTATAAGTGATTATTTTTCTTCAAAATCAAAAGTTCCGACAAAAGAAAAACCATGGAAAATATCCTGCGGAAATTTTGAATTTGAAAACAGCACTTTGAAATATAGTATTGATAAAAAAATTATTTTCGGGAATAACACAGAATGCAAGCTTGTTGACTTCAATGATATTGATTTAAAAGAAATGAATTTAAAAATTATTAATATAAAAACTGCCGGTGACACTATTTTCGCAGATATAAAAAATATTTCCTTAATTGAAAAATCCGGATTCAAACTGAATGAATTTTCTTCAACCATAAAATTTTATCAGGATGGGTTTGATGTAAATGATATAAAAATAAAAACTCCTGCAAGTAAACTAAGCTTAAATGCCTCATTCAGTTTCGATAAATACGATGATTTAAATGATTTTGAAAAGAAGGTTAAAATAAAATCAATTATAAAAAAAGCCGAAATAAATTTCGGAGATATTGGCTATTTCGCAAGGGAGTTGTGTGGCAGCAAAAACATTGCAAAATTATCCGGAGAGCTTAGTGGCAAAATAAGCGATTTTAAAGGAAAAAACATTGACATACAATATGGCAGTTCGACACATTTTCGCGGTAATGTTCAATTAACGGGCTTGCCGTATTCCAATGAAACTTTTATGCATTTGACAATTAAGGAGCTTATAACTTCCAAAAAAGACCTTGAAAAGTTTGATATGCCCTCCCGAAGCGGACAATTCCATGTTGCTTTGCCCGATTATTTCAATTCCATGGGAGAAATTAAATATGTTGGAAAACTTACAGGGTTTTTCTACGACTTTGTTTCAAACGGAAAGTTATATACGAATCTCGGAATGATAAGTACCGACCTCGAACTTGATAATGTTTATGAGTCAGATAATATTAAGTATAGCGGTCATATAAAACTTGATGATTTTGATATTGGAAAATTCATGAATTATAAAAAATGGGTTGGAAGGATAAGCATGGATACAAAAATTGAAGGAAAAAGTTTTACTCCCGATAAAATATCTGCTGAAATTACTGCAAACATTGACAACATCGAATTCAACGGATATGATTACAAAAACATTCAGGCAAATGGTGATGTTTCAAAAAGAAAATTTAACGGTAATTTTAATATTCGCGATAATAATATAAATCTTGATTTTTCCGGTCAGATAGATTACAGCCAGCCATTACCGGTTTTTGATTTTAATTCTTCAATAACAAATGCCAATCTCAAAAGGTTGAATTTTATTAAATCCGACACTATAAATCCCATAATTGCAAATTCATCAATACAGTTCAAGTTTACAGGAAATAATCTTGACAACATCAGGGGAATTATTGACATTGAAAAAACAAAATATACACAAAACGGCAGGGATTATGAAATGGCTCAATTATTCATTAAAACTTCCGAAGATAACGGCATCAGGAAAGTTGAAATTTTATCCGATTTTGTAAATGCAAATATTGAAGGAGTGTTCAAATTCAGAAACTTTCCCAATTCAATCGTTAAAGTTTTTAATAAATTTGTTCCTTCATATCATATCAAAGAATTGAATAAAGAAAATTCAAATACGTATGAAGATATTACTTTTAATATTGACATTATAAACGCCGAGCCGCTGTCTGCAATATTTTTCCCTTCATTAAGAGTTGCACCTAAAACAAATATTTTCGGATATTATAATTCACAAACCAACCTTTTGGCAGGAAATATAAAATCTCCTGAAATTATATACAGTCAGCAAAAGATTGTTAATTTAAAAGCTGATATAAATATTAAAAACAATACGCTTTCAATAAATACGAACTGCAATAAACTTTTTTTAAATAAAAATATTTTTGTCGAAAATTTTAGTATCAATTCTTATTCACGGAATGACAGTTTGAGTTTTGACATAAACTGGCAAAAGCACGATTCAACAATGAACATGGGAAATATAAAAGGTATTGCCTGCTTTAAAAGCAAATCAAGAATTGATTTATCGGTTTTCCCGTCGAGTATTATTATAAATGACTCAATATGGCAATTGAAGGAAAAGAAGCTTATTTCCATTGATTCATCATACATACATATTGACAATATAACTTTTTCATCAAATATGCAAAAATTAAATTTTAACGGAACAATTTCGAATAATCCTAATGACAGCTTATTTGTTAATTTCACAAACTTTAATATTGCCAACCTTAATCCGGTTATAAAAAATTCGGGATATGTTTTAAGTGGCACACTTGATGGGAAAACTTCGATATCCAATTTATATACCACTTTTAATTTGAATTCGGATATTACTGTTAAAAACCTTATCATTAATCAGGACGCTCTCGGTGTTGCATATTTAAAAAGTATCTGGAATACGAAAACAAAATCACTGAATGTGGATGCAACAGTTATGAGAGGCAATCTGAAAACATTTAATCTTGCGGGATATTATTACCCATCAGGAGAAAAACTTGATTTTGATATTACCCTCGACAAACTGAAATTGCAGATGTTTAAAAAATATGTTACTGCAGTTTTTTCCGACATGAGAGGTGAAGCAACGGGCAAGCTTCAGTTGAAAGGCACAATATCAAATCCCGATTTATCGGGAAAGTTTTTGTTTCAAAGAACATTCCTGCGTCTTGATTATACCAATACAGGCTATTCTTTCGCAAACGAAATAAGTGTTACAAAAAATAAATTCTTATTTGAAAACATTGAAATTTTCGATTCGCTTGGCAACAAGGCATTGCTGAATGGAAAAATTACACATAATAATTTTAAAAATTTCAAGTTCGATATAAATATTGATGCGAAAAAGTTTGTATGCCTTAATACAAATATTTATCAGAATAATCTTTATTACGGAAAAGGATTTTTTACCGGAATTGTTGAAATCAAAGGAACACCGCAAAATGTTGACATTAATATAACCGGCAAAACCGAAAAAGGAACGCAATTCTTCATTCCATTATCTGAAACTACCGAAACATTCGATAATAATTTTATAACTTTTGAAACGAAAGATAGTTCCGGTAAAGCACAACAACAATATGAAGTTAACCTAGCGGGAATAAAACTGAACTTTGACCTTAACGTAACTCCCGACGCAGAAGTGCAGATTATTTTCGACTCCCGAAGTGGCGATATTTTGAGAGGAAAAGGTTCGGGCGATATTAAATTTCAGATTGACACAAAAGGCGATTTCAATATGTACGGAAACTATGTTATTGAAGAAGGAGACTACTTGTTTACATTACAAAATGTAATAAATAAAAAATTCCATATCGAAAAAGGAGGAACAATAAAATGGAACGGTAATCCTTATGATGCGGAAATAAATCTTGAAGCAGTTTACAAAGTCAGAACCGACTTGAACGCATTGCGACAAGCTCTTGATGACACAGTGAAACACAAAGAACGCGTATCCGTTGAATGTAAAATATTTATGAAAGATAAATTATTCAATCCTACAATAAATTTTGATGTGGGATTCCCAACTTTAACCGAAGATGAAAGCGATAAATATAAAGCAATAATACAGCCCGATATGGATTATCAAATAATTTCATTACTTGTATTGAACAGTTTTGTATCTCCTTCAAATAGCAGGCAGGGAAAACCCGGCGAAAGTCAAACATCAGGAACAAAATACGGTGTGGGTGCAAACTCAAGCGAACTTTTATCAAATCAATTAAGCAATTGGCTTTCGCAGATAAGTAAGGATTTTGATATAGGAATTAATTACCGTCCCGGCGACCAAATTAATAATGATGAAGTGCAGGTCGCTCTTGCTACTCAGATTTTCAACGATAGAGTGAGTATTGACGGCAATTTCGGAGTTGCAGGCAACAAAGATAAAAATGCAAGTAATATTGTAGGCGACGTAAATATTGAAGCAAAACTAACGGAAGAAGGCGGACTGAGGGTAAAGGCATTTAATAAAACAAATTCAAGCAATGATATAATATATAAAAATGCACCATATACACAGGGAATAGGTTTGTTTTATCGAAAAGAATTCGATAATCTTAAAGAATTGCTAAAAAGAAGAAAGAAAAAATAAATATTGTAATGTAAAATTCGATAATGATGAAAGTTTTATTAAAAACTTCGTATTTTAACTTTTTTTAACTGAACTCTAATTTTATTTTAACTTTTTTTAACCGATAAAACCATATTTATATTTTATAGTGAAGTATCTTTGTCTTTCAATTAATTAATATTAATTAACTTAAAATCTTTAAAAACATGAAAAAAATATTCATATTTGCAACAGTTCTTGCTTTTGCAAGTGGAGTTATGTTATCAACAGTATCTGCTCAGGAACCTAAAACAACAGAAAAGAAAGAAGTAAAAACAACTGAGAACAAAGACACAAAAACAACAACTCCTAAAACAAAAACAACAAAAACAACAAAAAAAACAAAAACTACAAAAACAACAACAAAAGAACCAGCTAAAGAAAAAGAAAAACAAACACCAGCTGCTAAGTAAAAGCATCATGCTACAAAACAAAAAAAGCTATCCTCAACAGAGTAGCTTTTTTTATTTTTTAAAACTGATTACACATCCATAAGGTATTTCCTCCCTGAAAGATTCTTTTAAATCAATTTCATTAACAATTGCCATAAAAGCTCTTATAACTCCCGAATGTGTGAAAACAAAAATATTTTTGCAATCAATTTTTGAAATTTCATTATAAAACAAATGAATCCTATTGTATAAATCACAATAAGATTCACCATTAGGGCATGATGTATTTATAAAATCATCATACCAATTTTTTGAATCTATTTTATTTATTTGATTCCATGATTTCATTTCCCAATCGCCAAAATTTAATTCCATTAAACGATTGTCATATTTTATAATATTTTCATCTGTGATTTTTTCGGCAAGCAAACGGCATCTGCTCAAAGGACTTGAGTAAACAGCATCCGGAATAATTCCTTTTAATTTAATTGAAATTTCTTTTACTTCATCATCAAATGTTTCAAAAAGCGGCACATCGGTTTGCCCGTAAAATATGTCTTTCGGAACATCAACTTTTGTATGACGAATCAAATATATTTGCATAAAACAATTAAAGACAAATAAAAAACAATTTCGCAAACCTGTTGAATTGCACCAAGGCAATCACCTGTATATCCTCCGATTTTTTTTCTGAAATACAGCATCATAAGCCACTTTGTGATAAATACAGGAATTATTAAAATAAAAAACAAATATTTTTGAAATAATAAAATTGGCAAAATTCCAATAATCAAAGCAAACAATAAATTCAATACTGTAATTCTCTCATCCGATAATTTCGATTTGCTTGTTTCAGCTGTTCCAATATAAGAATTTGAAAAAGTAACGGTAATTGCTGCAAGACGGCTGATAGTATTTCCCGCAATCAATGCAACCGGTATTGAAATTGAATTTATATTTTCCAATAGAAAAAATTTAAACATCAATATCAAAACAATTCCTATAACTCCGAAAGCACCTATTCTGCTGTCTTTCATTATTTCAAGAATACGTTCTTTTGTGTAGCCGCCGCCGAAGCCATCGCAAACATCTGCAAAACCATCTTCGTGAAATGCACCTGTAATTAATATGCTCGCAGTCATTGATAAAATAATACTTATTGAAACAGGAAGAATTAAATTTGAAAAATAAAAAACAAATGCAGAGAATCCGCCGACAATCCAGCCAATTAAAGGCAAGTATTTAATTGATTTATTAGTTAAATTTTCTGTACAATCTATTTTTATACCCACAGGGATTCGAGTGTAGAAAATAATTGCATGTAGAAAATATTTTAAATTATTTTTTAAAAACATTATTGTAATTGAGTTTGCAAGTGTAAATTACTAATCGAATTCATCGCTTTAATTTTCCACTTTCCTATGAAGTAGAGTACTAATATAAAAATAAATTCCGAAACCCACTGAGCCGAAATGCCCCACCAAATTCCATCAACACCAATACTTTTGCTTAAATAATAAGAAACCGGAATTCGAACAACCCACCAACCAATAATAGTCGAAATCAATGTTAACACTGTTCTTCCTGCTCCATTAAATACGCTGCCAAAAATAAATGTTGTTACACAAACCAAATAAAAACTGCTTACAATCTTCAAGTAACTTACTCCGATATTTATTACTTCTTTATCGTTAGAGAAAAAGCCAATCATCCATTCTCCTTTAAATAATGAAAAAACAGTAAGAATAAAAACAGGAATAAAACAAATTATCCATGCAGCAAGCATACCTTTCTTAATTCTGTCGAATCTGTTTGCACCTATATTTTGTCCTACAAAAGAAGATAGCCCCATTGAAATATCCATTGCAAACATAAACATTATAGCATCAATTCCGGCAGCAGCAGTATATGCCGCCATTGAGTCCGAACCAAATGGATTTAAAAACTTTATTACAAAATTCATTGCAAAAGACAAAATTAATGTTTGAACTCCAATGGGAAGCCCCTTCTTTACGGAAAAGAAAAATATTTCTTTATCAAAAGTTAAATTGAATAATGAAAGTTTAAGATGTTTTTGTTTAAAAAAGAAATAATACGCTAATCCTAAAAACGTTATTAAATAAGATAAAACAACAGCTAACCCAACACCTGTAATTCCCAATTTATAGTAATAAACAAAAAGAAAATCCAACAATAAATTTATTCCATTAGTGATAATTGAAAACACAAACGGTGTTTTCGAATCACCCAAAGAACGAAGCATTGCTCCAATTGTATTTGTAAAGAACATAAAAATTAAACCGGCAAAATATATTCTTGCATATATTACTGCTTGCGGCATAACATCATCAGGTACACCAATAAATTTAAAAATAATTGGGCATAACGCAATACCGATAAATGTTACTAACAGCGAAGAAACAAACAAGAAAACAATATTTGTTTCTATTGTTCTTATTACTTTAAACATATTCTTAGCTCCAAAATATTGTGCTAATAGAATGTTTCCTCCGATTGAAATTCCCGTTACTATGGAAGACATAAAAAATATAAAAGGAAAAACTTCGCCGATTGCCGCTAAAGCTTCCTTGCCAATACTTTTACCTACAATAATTCTTTCAACAATAAATGTAACCTGACCTGTCATACTTCCAAGAAGTATTGGAATAGTGAAGAATAATATCAGTTTAAAAACATTTCCTTTTGTAAGGTCTTTCATTTATTTTGTTGTCGGTTGCTTGTTGTTAGTTGCCAGAATGTTTTTTGTTAATTTTTTAATTTCATTTTTTATTATCAAATTTTCAAATTGGCACATTTTCAAATTAATCTTTATTTGATACTCCTGCGCTTTCGAAGCTTGCCATGTTATTTAAAAAATTCACTGCTGCATGAATAACGGGATATGCAAGAGCAGCTCCTGTTCCTTCACCAAGTCGCAAATCAATATTTAAAATTGGTTTTGCTTTAAAATAATCCAACATTAATCTGTGTCCCTGCTCATTTGATGTATGGCAGAATATGCAGTTATTTATTATATTTTGGTTTAAGTTATACGCAGCTAATAATGCTGATGTAGCAATAAATCCATCAATCATTATAGCCATTTTTAATTCCGCTGCTTTAAGAATAGCTCCTGCCATCATTGCTATTTCAAACCCTCCGAATGTTGAAAGAATTTCTAATGAATCTTTAACTTCGGGATATTTTTGAATGGCTTTTTGCAATACTTCTGTTTTTCTTTTCAACCCATCATTGTCAAGACCAGTGCCTCTTCCTGTGCAAACATCAATTGGCAAATTGCAATATTTACTCATTAACAAAGCTGCTGCCGAAGTATTGCCAATTCCCATTTCTCCAAATCCTATTATGTTGCAATCATTTTTAAATTCATTATCAACAATAATTTCGCCTCTTTTCATTGTTTCCTTACATTCTTCTAAAGTCATTGCAGGTTGAACAATAATATTATTTGTTCCATTTTTTATTTTTAAAACAATTAGGTTTTCATTCTTTTCAAAATCACCATCAACACCTGCATCAACAACTTTCAAATTAATATTATTCTGTTTACAGAAAACATTAATTGCTGCACCTCCGCTTAAAAAGTTAAGAACCATTTGTTGAGTTACAACTTTTGGAAATGGGCTTACACCTTCGTCTGTTATTCCATGGTCTCCTGCAAATACAATAATTGCAGGATTTTTAAGCTCGGGAGTTAACGTTTCCTGTATTAAACCAATTTGCAATGCTATATTTTCCAGCAAACCCAAAGAGCCAAGCGGTTTCGTTTTGTTGTTGATTTTGTTTTGTAAATTTTCTTTTAAAGTCATTTTTATTTTTATAAAGTTTATAATTCAAAGTTATTGTCTCGCAAAGGCGTTAATATGATGATTAATCTCTTTGCGTCTTAGTGTCTTTGCGGTTTATTTTATTTTTAATGATATTCCGGAAACCATCATATACGCTTCATCAGCTTGTTTTGCTATATGCTGATTTATCCATCCCTGCAATTCAATAAATTTTCTGGTTGTTTCTCTTTCCGCAATTGGTCCCATTCCAAGTTCGTTAGAAATTACAATTAATGTAAAATCTTGTTTAATTAATTTATCAAACTCTGCTTTTGCTTCAATAAGTGTTTTTTCGGTAATATATTCATTGTCGTAATGAAAATTATTTAACCATAAAGTAATGCAATCCAAAACGACAACTTTTCCGGTAAAA
It encodes the following:
- a CDS encoding translocation/assembly module TamB domain-containing protein; translation: MLATLYFVFRSSAVQTYVCQRIASYLSKELKTEITISGVDISYFLNIVLENIEIKDQHRNILFSSKKIYVKIDNIWIRNKKVKFNKIRFKNACVILRKYKTDSTFNYQFISDYFSSKSKVPTKEKPWKISCGNFEFENSTLKYSIDKKIIFGNNTECKLVDFNDIDLKEMNLKIINIKTAGDTIFADIKNISLIEKSGFKLNEFSSTIKFYQDGFDVNDIKIKTPASKLSLNASFSFDKYDDLNDFEKKVKIKSIIKKAEINFGDIGYFARELCGSKNIAKLSGELSGKISDFKGKNIDIQYGSSTHFRGNVQLTGLPYSNETFMHLTIKELITSKKDLEKFDMPSRSGQFHVALPDYFNSMGEIKYVGKLTGFFYDFVSNGKLYTNLGMISTDLELDNVYESDNIKYSGHIKLDDFDIGKFMNYKKWVGRISMDTKIEGKSFTPDKISAEITANIDNIEFNGYDYKNIQANGDVSKRKFNGNFNIRDNNINLDFSGQIDYSQPLPVFDFNSSITNANLKRLNFIKSDTINPIIANSSIQFKFTGNNLDNIRGIIDIEKTKYTQNGRDYEMAQLFIKTSEDNGIRKVEILSDFVNANIEGVFKFRNFPNSIVKVFNKFVPSYHIKELNKENSNTYEDITFNIDIINAEPLSAIFFPSLRVAPKTNIFGYYNSQTNLLAGNIKSPEIIYSQQKIVNLKADINIKNNTLSINTNCNKLFLNKNIFVENFSINSYSRNDSLSFDINWQKHDSTMNMGNIKGIACFKSKSRIDLSVFPSSIIINDSIWQLKEKKLISIDSSYIHIDNITFSSNMQKLNFNGTISNNPNDSLFVNFTNFNIANLNPVIKNSGYVLSGTLDGKTSISNLYTTFNLNSDITVKNLIINQDALGVAYLKSIWNTKTKSLNVDATVMRGNLKTFNLAGYYYPSGEKLDFDITLDKLKLQMFKKYVTAVFSDMRGEATGKLQLKGTISNPDLSGKFLFQRTFLRLDYTNTGYSFANEISVTKNKFLFENIEIFDSLGNKALLNGKITHNNFKNFKFDINIDAKKFVCLNTNIYQNNLYYGKGFFTGIVEIKGTPQNVDINITGKTEKGTQFFIPLSETTETFDNNFITFETKDSSGKAQQQYEVNLAGIKLNFDLNVTPDAEVQIIFDSRSGDILRGKGSGDIKFQIDTKGDFNMYGNYVIEEGDYLFTLQNVINKKFHIEKGGTIKWNGNPYDAEINLEAVYKVRTDLNALRQALDDTVKHKERVSVECKIFMKDKLFNPTINFDVGFPTLTEDESDKYKAIIQPDMDYQIISLLVLNSFVSPSNSRQGKPGESQTSGTKYGVGANSSELLSNQLSNWLSQISKDFDIGINYRPGDQINNDEVQVALATQIFNDRVSIDGNFGVAGNKDKNASNIVGDVNIEAKLTEEGGLRVKAFNKTNSSNDIIYKNAPYTQGIGLFYRKEFDNLKELLKRRKKK
- the cobT gene encoding nicotinate-nucleotide--dimethylbenzimidazole phosphoribosyltransferase; protein product: MTLKENLQNKINNKTKPLGSLGLLENIALQIGLIQETLTPELKNPAIIVFAGDHGITDEGVSPFPKVVTQQMVLNFLSGGAAINVFCKQNNINLKVVDAGVDGDFEKNENLIVLKIKNGTNNIIVQPAMTLEECKETMKRGEIIVDNEFKNDCNIIGFGEMGIGNTSAAALLMSKYCNLPIDVCTGRGTGLDNDGLKRKTEVLQKAIQKYPEVKDSLEILSTFGGFEIAMMAGAILKAAELKMAIMIDGFIATSALLAAYNLNQNIINNCIFCHTSNEQGHRLMLDYFKAKPILNIDLRLGEGTGAALAYPVIHAAVNFLNNMASFESAGVSNKD
- the cobC gene encoding alpha-ribazole phosphatase gives rise to the protein MQIYLIRHTKVDVPKDIFYGQTDVPLFETFDDEVKEISIKLKGIIPDAVYSSPLSRCRLLAEKITDENIIKYDNRLMELNFGDWEMKSWNQINKIDSKNWYDDFINTSCPNGESYCDLYNRIHLFYNEISKIDCKNIFVFTHSGVIRAFMAIVNEIDLKESFREEIPYGCVISFKK
- a CDS encoding MATE family efflux transporter — protein: MKDLTKGNVFKLILFFTIPILLGSMTGQVTFIVERIIVGKSIGKEALAAIGEVFPFIFFMSSIVTGISIGGNILLAQYFGAKNMFKVIRTIETNIVFLFVSSLLVTFIGIALCPIIFKFIGVPDDVMPQAVIYARIYFAGLIFMFFTNTIGAMLRSLGDSKTPFVFSIITNGINLLLDFLFVYYYKLGITGVGLAVVLSYLITFLGLAYYFFFKQKHLKLSLFNLTFDKEIFFFSVKKGLPIGVQTLILSFAMNFVIKFLNPFGSDSMAAYTAAAGIDAIMFMFAMDISMGLSSFVGQNIGANRFDRIKKGMLAAWIICFIPVFILTVFSLFKGEWMIGFFSNDKEVINIGVSYLKIVSSFYLVCVTTFIFGSVFNGAGRTVLTLISTIIGWWVVRIPVSYYLSKSIGVDGIWWGISAQWVSEFIFILVLYFIGKWKIKAMNSISNLHLQTQLQ
- a CDS encoding bifunctional adenosylcobinamide kinase/adenosylcobinamide-phosphate guanylyltransferase, translating into MKKIIYITGGERSGKSTFAQELALKHSDNPVYLATARTWDDDFKDRIKRHKELRNERWTTIEEEKNLSKHDFTGKVVVLDCITLWLNNFHYDNEYITEKTLIEAKAEFDKLIKQDFTLIVISNELGMGPIAERETTRKFIELQGWINQHIAKQADEAYMMVSGISLKIK
- a CDS encoding adenosylcobinamide-GDP ribazoletransferase, which translates into the protein MFLKNNLKYFLHAIIFYTRIPVGIKIDCTENLTNKSIKYLPLIGWIVGGFSAFVFYFSNLILPVSISIILSMTASILITGAFHEDGFADVCDGFGGGYTKERILEIMKDSRIGAFGVIGIVLILMFKFFLLENINSISIPVALIAGNTISRLAAITVTFSNSYIGTAETSKSKLSDERITVLNLLFALIIGILPILLFQKYLFFILIIPVFITKWLMMLYFRKKIGGYTGDCLGAIQQVCEIVFYLSLIVLCKYI